A section of the Dehalobacter sp. DCM genome encodes:
- the cybH gene encoding Ni/Fe-hydrogenase, b-type cytochrome subunit: MKHIAIRRPVYVWELPVRLFHWINAFAIAVLFLTGMYIANPILVAPGEAVMHFIIGTMRYWHGIAAFIFTANMIYRAFWFWAGNEYAKIRFWKKVFWQDLINTIRYYLFMRAEHRGHLGHNALAQISYIVFIWIFGVVMIFTGFAMRVGTDPSGVGGMLFSWVIPFMHNENMVRMVHHVLAWAYVVFLLIHLYLVFRQDILDDDATVSSIISGYKYELPTTGQSEAVHSSDTQPALTKGD; this comes from the coding sequence ATGAAGCATATAGCGATACGCCGGCCTGTCTATGTCTGGGAACTCCCTGTCCGATTGTTTCACTGGATCAATGCCTTCGCTATTGCCGTTCTGTTTCTAACCGGCATGTATATCGCCAATCCGATTCTGGTCGCCCCTGGCGAGGCTGTAATGCATTTTATTATAGGGACGATGCGTTATTGGCACGGAATCGCTGCCTTTATCTTTACTGCCAATATGATATATCGTGCCTTCTGGTTCTGGGCAGGAAATGAGTATGCAAAAATCCGTTTCTGGAAAAAAGTCTTTTGGCAGGATTTAATCAATACCATTCGTTATTATCTTTTTATGCGCGCCGAACATAGAGGACACCTCGGCCATAATGCGTTGGCTCAAATATCCTATATTGTATTTATCTGGATTTTTGGTGTTGTCATGATCTTTACCGGGTTTGCCATGCGCGTAGGAACTGACCCAAGCGGGGTTGGCGGCATGCTTTTTTCCTGGGTCATACCCTTCATGCATAATGAAAATATGGTTCGAATGGTTCATCATGTCTTAGCTTGGGCTTATGTTGTCTTTCTTCTGATCCACCTCTATCTTGTCTTTCGTCAAGATATACTGGATGATGACGCTACGGTCTCATCGATCATCAGCGGTTATAAATATGAACTTCCTACTACTGGTCAATCGGAAGCTGTACACTCAAGCGATACACAACCTGCATTAACCAAAGGTGATTAG
- a CDS encoding nitrous oxide-stimulated promoter family protein produces the protein MENKHYFLLREQKTVQVMIDMYCGHHHKGKEQSQKRCNDCQKLYEYALNKIEKCVFGLDKPVCSSCTRHCYQTDQREQIRKVMRYAGPRMLYRHPILAGYYFINKHKSRRNRAK, from the coding sequence GTGGAAAATAAACATTACTTCTTACTGCGAGAACAAAAAACCGTCCAAGTCATGATCGATATGTATTGCGGACATCACCATAAGGGCAAAGAGCAAAGCCAAAAACGCTGCAATGACTGTCAGAAACTATACGAATATGCCTTAAACAAGATCGAAAAGTGTGTGTTTGGATTAGATAAACCAGTGTGCTCCAGCTGCACGAGACATTGCTATCAAACGGACCAAAGGGAACAGATCCGAAAGGTCATGCGCTATGCCGGACCGCGTATGCTATACCGTCATCCGATTTTAGCGGGATATTATTTTATCAATAAACACAAATCAAGACGCAATAGAGCCAAGTGA
- the sppA gene encoding signal peptide peptidase SppA, which produces MNKKRWISLAVILVLLIVYIRTDVMAGAKRAGLWSESLNPLASQPSFTTETYQAGIGQTIAILNVNGTIQDTGDTLTGTNSYNHQLFLMELEDAFQNPDIKAIILAVNSPGGGVYESDQIYQKIKSLKESYEKPLVVAMGSMAASGGYYISMPADKIIANRYTMTGSIGVILSTYNYSELAEKVGIEEIIFKSGKNKDIMNPMRDMTSEQIQIMQAMINEYYGYFVDIVAEGRHMDRKTVIGIADGRVYTATQAKSLGLIDSIGDLDNAISEAAKMINETSPTVIQYKNEEGFNFERLIYQAMPLNMTGVIEELQNKAVPTAMYLYR; this is translated from the coding sequence ATGAACAAAAAACGTTGGATTTCTTTAGCTGTCATTCTTGTTTTGCTGATCGTGTATATCCGAACTGATGTTATGGCGGGGGCAAAGAGAGCCGGTCTATGGAGTGAATCCCTGAACCCACTGGCTTCACAACCGTCATTTACTACGGAAACATATCAGGCCGGAATAGGTCAAACCATTGCTATTCTAAATGTTAACGGAACAATCCAGGATACGGGTGATACGCTCACCGGAACCAATAGCTATAACCATCAATTATTTTTAATGGAATTAGAGGATGCCTTCCAGAACCCTGATATTAAGGCCATCATCCTTGCCGTTAATTCACCGGGTGGTGGTGTCTATGAAAGTGATCAGATCTATCAGAAAATAAAAAGCCTCAAGGAAAGCTACGAAAAACCGCTTGTTGTTGCGATGGGTTCTATGGCAGCCTCCGGCGGTTACTATATTTCCATGCCGGCAGATAAAATCATAGCCAATCGCTATACAATGACCGGATCCATCGGCGTCATCCTGTCAACATATAACTATAGTGAGCTGGCAGAAAAAGTAGGCATCGAAGAAATAATCTTTAAGAGTGGGAAAAATAAGGATATTATGAATCCGATGCGTGACATGACGTCTGAGCAGATACAGATTATGCAGGCGATGATCAATGAGTATTACGGCTATTTTGTCGATATCGTCGCAGAGGGCAGACATATGGACCGCAAAACAGTCATCGGAATTGCAGACGGCAGGGTCTATACTGCCACCCAAGCAAAATCACTTGGACTAATTGACAGTATTGGTGATCTGGACAATGCCATCAGTGAGGCAGCAAAAATGATCAATGAAACAAGTCCAACAGTCATTCAATATAAAAATGAAGAAGGTTTCAATTTCGAGAGGCTTATCTATCAGGCTATGCCCTTGAATATGACGGGGGTTATAGAGGAATTGCAGAACAAGGCGGTGCCTACCGCGATGTACCTGTATCGCTAA
- a CDS encoding SGNH/GDSL hydrolase family protein: protein MTDISDFTEIMEIMADTDSADLADTEGKGNIHHAWGMPIATNNLSTYMNAKSDYRFLVVGDSISKGVVYNEDQGKYSILDSNYVAILQNSLKGIIFNAAKFGNTVKRGIERLNQDLSKAKPDIVLIEFGGNDCDFNWKQVASDPMAEHMPNTDFNVFAKTLRETIHALKNNNIVPVLMTLPPLDADRYFQWVSKNSTELGKNILTWLGSVNKIYWWQERYNSVIVSLAQETRTRWIDVRSAFLKTPDFTQLLCIDGIHPNEAGHKIIAQKVIDYLKRDYLFLLKDTTSG from the coding sequence ATGACGGATATATCGGATTTTACCGAAATCATGGAAATCATGGCTGATACTGATTCTGCTGATTTAGCAGACACAGAAGGCAAGGGTAATATTCATCATGCATGGGGTATGCCCATTGCGACAAATAACCTAAGCACATATATGAACGCGAAGAGTGATTATCGCTTTTTAGTTGTAGGGGATTCCATATCCAAAGGGGTTGTCTATAATGAAGACCAAGGTAAATATTCGATTCTCGACTCTAATTATGTTGCCATCCTTCAAAACAGTTTGAAAGGAATCATCTTTAATGCGGCAAAATTTGGAAATACTGTGAAACGGGGGATCGAACGGTTAAACCAGGACTTATCCAAAGCCAAACCGGATATTGTTCTGATTGAGTTTGGCGGCAATGACTGTGATTTTAATTGGAAACAAGTGGCCAGTGATCCGATGGCTGAACATATGCCAAATACAGATTTTAACGTATTTGCCAAGACCTTGAGAGAAACTATCCACGCCTTGAAAAATAATAATATTGTCCCCGTGCTTATGACCTTGCCCCCGTTGGATGCGGACAGGTATTTCCAGTGGGTCAGTAAAAACAGCACGGAACTGGGGAAAAACATACTGACTTGGCTTGGCAGTGTCAATAAAATTTATTGGTGGCAGGAACGCTATAATTCAGTGATTGTCAGTCTTGCTCAAGAAACCCGGACACGGTGGATCGATGTCCGCAGCGCGTTTCTTAAGACACCGGACTTTACACAATTACTGTGTATCGATGGGATTCACCCCAATGAAGCCGGACACAAAATTATTGCGCAAAAGGTTATCGACTATTTAAAAAGAGATTATTTATTTCTCTTGAAGGATACAACTTCAGGATAA
- a CDS encoding glutamine synthetase III family protein codes for MDIFAMNVFNDAVMKERLPKATYKALKKTINEGKTLELDVAEVVANAMKDWAIEKGATHYTHWFQPMTGLTAEKHDSFISPTDDGKVIMEFSGKELIKGEPDASSFPSGGIRATFEARGYTAWDCTSPAFCREDKNGVITLTIPTVFYSYTGEVLDKKTPLLRSMEALSKQAIRVLRLFGNTTASRVISTVGPEQEYFLIDKKFFDARMDLILTGRTLFGAPPAKGQEMEDHYFGSIKERIAAFMKELNEELWKLGILAKTQHNEVAPAQFEIAPIFSTTNVATDHNQLVMDTLKKVALHHDLVCLIHEKPFAGVNGSGKHNNWSMSTNDGQNLLDPGNNPHDNAQFLTFLCSVIKAVDEYADLLRLSAANPGNDHRLGANEAPPAIISMFLGDMLTDIVEQIQNGGVKSSIPNGTLTVGVSTLPEIPKDNSDRNRTSPFAFTGNKFEFRMVGSSNSIAGPNMVLNTIVAESLCQIADKLEKAKDFNSELQAVLKDILTKHNRIIFNGNNYSDEWVDEAEKRGLPNIKSMVAAVECFIVDKNVAVLEKHSVLSKQEVHSRYEILLEQYNKIINIEAKTMIDMANRMIFPAAAKFAGDLAASVQSVKSVVSAADTSAQEDVINEVCSTLSTFKAKTTALEKAVQEAADITEVHTGAVTYRDKVFTAMAELRTYGDKLETLVDDALWPLPTYAEMLFLL; via the coding sequence ATGGATATCTTTGCAATGAACGTCTTTAATGATGCCGTCATGAAAGAACGGCTACCCAAGGCAACCTACAAAGCCTTGAAAAAAACCATTAATGAGGGAAAAACGCTTGAACTCGACGTCGCTGAAGTCGTCGCCAATGCGATGAAAGACTGGGCCATCGAGAAAGGTGCCACCCATTATACCCACTGGTTCCAGCCCATGACAGGCCTTACAGCTGAAAAACATGATTCCTTTATTTCACCTACCGATGATGGTAAAGTCATCATGGAGTTTTCCGGCAAAGAATTAATTAAAGGTGAACCTGACGCCTCTTCTTTCCCTAGCGGTGGCATTCGGGCAACCTTTGAGGCCAGAGGCTATACTGCTTGGGACTGCACATCGCCGGCCTTTTGCCGGGAAGACAAAAATGGTGTAATAACCTTGACGATCCCGACAGTATTTTATTCGTATACCGGTGAAGTATTGGACAAGAAAACACCTCTTCTGCGTTCCATGGAGGCTTTATCCAAACAAGCTATCCGGGTTTTAAGACTTTTTGGCAATACAACGGCCAGTCGGGTCATTTCGACCGTGGGACCTGAGCAGGAATACTTTCTGATCGATAAAAAATTCTTTGATGCCCGTATGGACCTGATTCTTACCGGCAGAACACTTTTTGGAGCACCCCCTGCCAAAGGCCAGGAGATGGAAGATCACTATTTTGGCAGCATTAAAGAACGTATCGCTGCTTTCATGAAAGAGCTAAATGAAGAGCTTTGGAAACTGGGGATCCTGGCAAAAACCCAACATAACGAAGTTGCTCCGGCTCAATTTGAAATCGCCCCGATTTTCTCAACGACGAATGTTGCCACAGATCATAATCAATTGGTCATGGATACGTTAAAAAAGGTTGCTCTCCACCACGATTTGGTATGCCTTATTCATGAAAAACCTTTCGCAGGCGTTAACGGTTCCGGCAAACACAACAACTGGTCCATGAGCACCAACGATGGACAGAATCTGCTTGATCCGGGCAATAACCCACACGATAACGCCCAGTTCCTTACCTTCCTGTGCTCCGTAATCAAAGCCGTAGATGAATACGCCGACCTTCTCCGACTCTCAGCAGCTAACCCTGGGAATGATCACCGCCTGGGCGCCAACGAAGCCCCTCCTGCGATTATTTCCATGTTCCTTGGCGATATGCTGACCGATATTGTCGAGCAGATTCAAAACGGCGGTGTCAAAAGTTCTATCCCCAATGGTACGCTGACCGTGGGCGTTTCTACTCTTCCGGAAATACCCAAAGATAACTCGGATCGTAATAGAACGTCTCCGTTTGCATTTACCGGGAATAAATTTGAATTCCGCATGGTTGGTTCCAGCAACTCCATTGCCGGTCCAAACATGGTACTCAATACCATTGTCGCCGAAAGTCTCTGCCAGATTGCTGACAAACTGGAAAAGGCCAAGGATTTCAATAGTGAACTCCAAGCGGTTTTAAAAGATATATTGACGAAACACAACCGGATAATCTTCAATGGCAATAATTATTCGGATGAATGGGTCGATGAAGCGGAAAAACGCGGACTTCCCAATATTAAATCCATGGTTGCAGCCGTTGAATGCTTCATAGTGGATAAAAATGTCGCTGTTTTAGAGAAGCATAGTGTCCTGAGTAAACAAGAAGTTCATTCCCGTTACGAGATCCTGCTTGAACAGTACAATAAGATCATCAATATTGAAGCAAAGACCATGATTGACATGGCCAACAGAATGATCTTCCCTGCAGCAGCAAAATTTGCCGGTGACCTCGCTGCCTCTGTGCAAAGCGTTAAATCTGTCGTTTCTGCTGCGGATACCTCAGCACAGGAAGATGTAATTAACGAAGTATGTTCCACATTAAGTACGTTTAAAGCAAAGACGACTGCTTTGGAAAAGGCTGTTCAAGAAGCTGCTGATATTACTGAGGTTCATACCGGCGCTGTTACCTACCGTGACAAAGTATTTACAGCAATGGCCGAGTTGAGAACCTATGGGGATAAGCTGGAAACGTTGGTGGATGACGCACTTTGGCCGCTTCCAACCTACGCTGAAATGCTGTTTCTACTTTAA
- a CDS encoding nickel-dependent hydrogenase large subunit: MATRIVVDPITRIEGHLRIEAVVDGNRITDAVSSGTVFRGIEKIVENRDPRDVWSFVQRICGVCTHIHAIASIRAVEDALNYPIPKNANYIRNIMTLTQFTQDHVIHFYHLHGFDWIDVLSALKADPKATSQLAMSLSAWPNASEGYFRDTQNKVKNVVNSGQLGIFANAYWGHPAYRLPPEANLMAVAHYLEALNWQKEIAKIHTVFGGKNPHPNYLVGGHSSTINLDDVHVINMERLNLVKTKIAEAQTFVDQVLIPDVFAIAGFYKHDLWGGGIGNYLSYGGVPTTDIHEANSYLFPAGIILNRNLNKVYDLDLKDPNQIQEFVSHAWYKYPDADTGLHPWQGHTDPAYDGPKPPYTNLDETKKYSWIKSPRWQGHAMEVGPLARLLIAYARGNKEIKELTDNALKRLDLPLNALYSTLGRTLARALETKYCVDHLAGFYADLIANIKAGDTQTFNPEKWDPSRWPDEAHGVGWAEAPRGALAHWIKIRNGKVESYQAVVPTTWNASPRDASGQKGPYEASLLDTPMAVSGQPLELLRTIHSFDPCIACATHLITPGGHDL, from the coding sequence ATGGCAACACGTATTGTGGTTGACCCTATTACCCGGATCGAAGGTCATTTGCGGATAGAGGCTGTGGTTGATGGCAATCGAATCACAGATGCTGTAAGCTCCGGTACCGTTTTTCGGGGAATCGAAAAAATTGTTGAAAACAGGGACCCTCGCGATGTCTGGTCCTTTGTTCAACGGATCTGCGGCGTCTGTACCCATATCCACGCCATTGCCTCTATCCGTGCCGTAGAAGACGCCTTAAACTATCCCATACCGAAGAATGCCAATTACATCCGCAACATCATGACACTAACCCAATTTACCCAGGACCATGTAATCCATTTTTACCATTTGCATGGGTTTGACTGGATTGATGTGCTCAGTGCCTTGAAAGCAGATCCGAAAGCCACCAGCCAGCTGGCGATGTCACTGTCCGCTTGGCCCAACGCCTCTGAAGGGTATTTCCGCGATACACAAAATAAAGTTAAGAATGTTGTCAACAGCGGTCAGCTGGGAATTTTTGCGAATGCCTACTGGGGACATCCGGCTTATCGACTGCCGCCCGAGGCTAATCTTATGGCTGTCGCCCACTATCTGGAGGCTTTAAACTGGCAGAAAGAGATCGCCAAGATCCATACGGTATTTGGCGGAAAGAATCCCCATCCGAACTACTTAGTCGGCGGGCATTCTTCAACCATCAACCTGGATGATGTCCATGTAATCAATATGGAGCGTTTGAATCTCGTTAAAACAAAAATCGCAGAAGCCCAAACCTTTGTTGACCAAGTACTTATCCCGGATGTTTTTGCTATTGCCGGATTCTATAAACACGACCTCTGGGGCGGCGGAATCGGCAATTATTTGTCCTACGGCGGTGTTCCGACTACTGATATCCATGAGGCGAACAGTTATCTTTTTCCCGCCGGTATTATTCTAAACCGAAACCTAAATAAGGTTTATGACCTCGATTTAAAAGATCCAAACCAAATCCAGGAGTTTGTGTCCCACGCCTGGTATAAATACCCGGACGCCGATACCGGACTTCATCCATGGCAAGGGCATACGGATCCAGCCTACGACGGCCCCAAGCCCCCCTATACAAACCTGGATGAAACAAAGAAGTACAGCTGGATCAAGTCACCGCGTTGGCAGGGACATGCGATGGAAGTAGGACCTCTTGCGCGGCTATTAATTGCTTATGCCAGAGGCAATAAAGAGATCAAAGAACTGACGGATAATGCGCTGAAAAGACTTGATCTCCCTCTTAATGCGCTTTACTCCACCCTGGGAAGAACCTTAGCCAGGGCGTTGGAAACAAAATACTGTGTTGACCATTTAGCAGGGTTTTATGCCGACCTGATCGCCAATATCAAAGCAGGAGATACCCAAACGTTTAACCCTGAAAAGTGGGATCCCAGCCGTTGGCCAGATGAAGCACACGGCGTGGGGTGGGCTGAAGCCCCCCGCGGTGCATTGGCCCATTGGATCAAAATCCGCAATGGTAAAGTTGAAAGCTACCAGGCTGTTGTTCCTACGACATGGAATGCTTCACCCCGGGATGCATCGGGTCAAAAAGGACCCTATGAAGCCTCTTTGCTGGATACCCCCATGGCTGTCTCAGGGCAGCCTCTGGAGTTACTCAGAACCATTCACTCCTTCGATCCCTGTATTGCATGTGCAACCCACTTAATAACTCCCGGAGGGCACGATTTATGA
- the lepB gene encoding signal peptidase I: protein MVFLIITVMISLLIRTNVAVAAFVPTGSMLPTIQLQDRIIVEKITYKVQDITRGDIVVFHPPEYVQAKGPDWVKRVIGLPGERVEIKNGMVYINDYPLEEDYILEKPTYDYGPIVVPAGTYFVLGDNRNESRDSHEWGVLAKENIIGRVVYTIWPIDHMGAMTQAQSLTADPIITTGN, encoded by the coding sequence ATGGTTTTTCTTATTATTACAGTAATGATTTCTCTTTTAATACGGACGAATGTGGCTGTAGCGGCGTTTGTTCCAACAGGCTCAATGCTGCCGACGATTCAGCTTCAGGATCGTATTATCGTCGAGAAGATTACATATAAAGTCCAGGACATAACGCGAGGAGATATTGTTGTATTCCATCCGCCAGAGTATGTCCAAGCAAAGGGCCCGGATTGGGTAAAAAGAGTCATTGGGCTTCCCGGCGAACGTGTTGAAATTAAAAATGGGATGGTATACATTAACGATTACCCCCTTGAAGAAGACTATATATTAGAAAAGCCAACATATGATTATGGACCGATCGTTGTCCCCGCGGGAACTTATTTTGTGCTTGGGGATAATCGTAACGAAAGTCGTGACAGTCATGAGTGGGGAGTTTTAGCAAAGGAAAACATTATCGGCCGTGTCGTCTACACGATTTGGCCTATCGATCATATGGGTGCAATGACCCAAGCACAAAGCCTAACCGCTGATCCAATCATTACCACCGGTAATTAA
- a CDS encoding hydrogenase small subunit gives MESYYHWAVQKGITRRDFLKFCTMMAGMLGLEATAIPRIANALETKPRLPVIYLNLQECTCCCESLIRSSHPLFSDFILNMISLDYMETLQAAAGEQAEAARKKVMNEHYGNYVLVVEGSATLGEGGIYCTIGGVTANELLQECAAGAAAVIAYGSCATNACIQGAHPNPTQAVPIRRIVKDKPVIDVPGCPPIAEVITGTIVHYITFGTIPELTSLGRPKAFYSKRVHDGCTRRAFFDAGQFVEQFDDEGAKKGWCLYKVGCKGPVAYNACAVTEWNDGVSFPVKSGHPCMACSENNWYDSSTPFYTHLAEIPNDVIGKNPDQIGLAALGIAGAGVIVHGAVTSAVRGRSNKDGSDSEKDTR, from the coding sequence ATGGAAAGTTATTATCACTGGGCAGTTCAAAAAGGGATTACACGCAGGGATTTTCTTAAATTCTGCACGATGATGGCTGGAATGTTAGGCTTAGAAGCCACTGCCATTCCACGTATCGCCAACGCCCTGGAAACGAAACCGAGACTGCCGGTCATCTATTTGAATCTTCAGGAGTGCACGTGCTGCTGTGAATCCTTGATCCGTTCATCTCATCCCCTGTTTTCTGATTTCATATTAAATATGATTTCCCTCGACTATATGGAAACGTTGCAAGCCGCTGCAGGAGAACAGGCCGAGGCTGCCAGGAAAAAAGTAATGAACGAACATTACGGTAATTACGTTCTGGTGGTAGAAGGCAGTGCAACGTTAGGAGAAGGCGGTATTTACTGTACCATCGGAGGAGTTACCGCTAACGAATTGCTTCAGGAATGTGCCGCCGGCGCTGCTGCGGTGATTGCCTACGGATCCTGTGCCACGAATGCGTGTATTCAAGGCGCTCACCCCAATCCAACGCAGGCGGTGCCCATTCGTCGGATTGTCAAAGACAAGCCGGTTATTGATGTTCCTGGGTGTCCGCCTATAGCAGAAGTGATCACCGGCACAATCGTCCATTATATTACCTTCGGTACCATCCCTGAACTCACAAGCCTTGGCAGACCAAAGGCCTTTTACTCAAAGCGCGTCCATGACGGGTGTACTCGTCGGGCTTTTTTTGATGCGGGCCAGTTTGTCGAACAGTTCGATGATGAGGGCGCAAAAAAAGGCTGGTGCCTATACAAGGTGGGCTGCAAAGGCCCTGTTGCTTACAATGCCTGTGCGGTAACGGAATGGAACGATGGTGTCAGTTTCCCTGTAAAATCGGGACATCCGTGTATGGCTTGTTCCGAGAATAATTGGTATGATTCCAGCACACCATTTTATACTCATTTAGCCGAAATACCCAACGATGTCATCGGTAAAAATCCAGATCAAATCGGACTGGCAGCTTTAGGCATTGCCGGAGCGGGGGTAATCGTTCATGGCGCAGTCACTTCTGCCGTCAGGGGCCGAAGCAATAAAGACGGATCTGATTCCGAAAAAGACACTCGCTGA
- a CDS encoding glycoside hydrolase family 113 gives MFINIFFNRVSGLKNNRIPVLVFVLFIIALIVVKFVFIDIVYIGQQYEKNRIMTSSGEKFKSGNLSVDYSIDQTLQDIESLQLNTVNVPIIIDIPSLTSNTMRINAESEKKAIKLIRMLRYRGINVILEPYPYIQNGEKYETALLPDNVDLWFTNWKAVLQELIHDVAKPNKVYAICIGSNFEKFEDRTDYWTDVADFVRQEFQGKMTYRTNWWYTAVWNTDNDPQNDTYTPKLNNPIFGKVDFISVAAYFELSDKETNTVENLISAIYKTKIYNREQNIYSELKSLSGKWNKPIFFGELGFPKRNGAATHPWNPIPTDIMNGQEQANCFEAYRRVFTPEPWHMGFSVFAIGKIDSEKNYYPSFQSAEIIRKWYIE, from the coding sequence ATGTTCATTAATATATTCTTTAATCGGGTATCAGGCTTAAAGAATAACCGAATTCCTGTTCTTGTCTTTGTCTTATTCATTATTGCCCTTATTGTTGTGAAATTTGTCTTCATTGACATTGTGTATATTGGTCAGCAATATGAAAAGAACAGGATCATGACATCTTCGGGTGAGAAATTTAAATCAGGGAACTTATCTGTGGATTATTCGATAGATCAGACACTGCAAGATATTGAATCTCTTCAATTAAATACGGTGAACGTTCCGATTATCATCGATATCCCTTCTTTAACCTCAAACACGATGAGAATCAATGCCGAAAGTGAGAAGAAGGCAATAAAACTGATTCGGATGCTGCGATATCGGGGAATCAACGTGATCCTGGAGCCTTATCCGTATATCCAGAATGGGGAAAAGTATGAAACAGCGCTTTTGCCGGACAATGTGGATTTATGGTTTACAAACTGGAAGGCAGTTCTTCAGGAATTAATTCATGATGTGGCCAAGCCGAATAAGGTATACGCGATCTGCATCGGATCCAATTTTGAAAAATTTGAAGATCGGACAGATTATTGGACGGATGTTGCTGATTTTGTCCGTCAGGAATTTCAAGGAAAAATGACTTACCGTACGAACTGGTGGTATACGGCTGTATGGAACACAGACAACGATCCACAAAACGACACGTATACGCCGAAGTTAAATAATCCAATATTCGGCAAAGTCGATTTTATTTCTGTTGCTGCTTACTTCGAACTTTCTGACAAAGAAACCAATACGGTGGAGAATTTGATCAGCGCTATCTATAAAACGAAAATTTACAACAGAGAACAGAACATTTACAGTGAGTTAAAGAGTCTGTCAGGAAAATGGAACAAACCGATATTCTTTGGAGAATTAGGATTTCCGAAGCGGAATGGAGCCGCCACTCATCCTTGGAACCCAATCCCGACGGATATTATGAATGGCCAGGAGCAGGCTAATTGCTTTGAAGCATATCGGCGGGTATTCACCCCCGAGCCATGGCATATGGGTTTTTCAGTTTTTGCCATCGGCAAGATTGATTCGGAAAAAAACTACTACCCTAGTTTTCAAAGCGCTGAAATAATCAGGAAATGGTATATAGAATGA
- a CDS encoding RDD family protein, which yields MEIVIDENISEQVIPNESVISLRAAGFWSRVAAFLFDVIVIGMSSRIFFNLVWPSGLENAGIQSFVMVNSLFPGIWGSLYFVLMTKFFGQTLGKMIMGIRVVNKDGRPLSWITVVMREVVGRTMSQLLGSYLGYLVCAFHPRKQGLTDIISDTYVVYVQSQKGRAVEIPAQSAMNETV from the coding sequence ATGGAAATAGTGATCGATGAAAACATAAGCGAGCAAGTTATTCCCAACGAAAGTGTTATATCGTTAAGAGCAGCAGGCTTTTGGAGCCGGGTTGCGGCTTTTCTGTTTGATGTGATAGTCATCGGCATGAGCAGCCGGATATTTTTCAATTTAGTTTGGCCGTCCGGACTGGAAAACGCAGGGATCCAATCGTTTGTTATGGTCAATAGCCTTTTTCCGGGCATATGGGGCTCGTTGTATTTTGTGTTGATGACGAAATTCTTTGGGCAGACGCTGGGCAAAATGATTATGGGAATCCGGGTGGTCAACAAAGACGGACGTCCTTTAAGCTGGATCACTGTGGTGATGAGAGAAGTGGTTGGACGGACTATGTCACAGCTTTTAGGCAGCTATCTGGGCTATCTGGTTTGTGCGTTTCATCCCCGTAAACAGGGATTAACGGATATCATCAGTGATACGTACGTGGTCTATGTCCAAAGTCAGAAGGGCAGGGCAGTGGAGATTCCGGCACAATCAGCAATGAATGAAACAGTTTAA